The Agelaius phoeniceus isolate bAgePho1 chromosome 26, bAgePho1.hap1, whole genome shotgun sequence genome has a window encoding:
- the LOC129131094 gene encoding signal transducer and activator of transcription 5B isoform X1: MAVWIQAQQLQGEALRQMQALYGQHFPIEVRHYLSQWIESQAWDSIDLDNPQENVKATQLLEGLIQELQKKADHQVGEDGFLLKIKLGHYATQLQNTYDRCPMELVRCIRHILYHEQRLVREANNSPSPSGSLVDAMSQKHLQINQTFEELRLITQDSENELKKLQQTQEYFIIQYQENMRLQAQFSQLSQLGPQERMSRETTLQQKKASLEAWLHREAQTLQQYRVDLAEKHQKTLQLLRKQQTTILDDELIQWKRRQQLAGNGGPPEGTLDVLQTWCEKLAEIIWQNRQQIRRAEHLCQQLPIPGPVEEMLSELNGTITDIISALVTSTFIIEKQPPQVLKTQTKFAATVRLLVGGKLNVHMNPPQVKATIISEQQAKALLKNESTRNESSGEILNNCCVMEYHQATGTLSAHFRNMSLKRIKRSDRRGAESVTEEKFTILFESQFSVGGNELVFQVKTLSLPVVVIVHGSQDNNATATVLWDNAFAEPGRVPFAVPDKVQWPQLCEALNMKFKAEVQSSRGLTKENLVFLAQKLFNSTSSHLEDYSSTTVSWSQFNRENLPGRNYTFWQWFDGVMEVLKKHLKPHWNDGAILGFVNKQQAHDLLINKPDGTFLLRFSDSEIGGITIAWKFDSSERMFWNLMPFTTRDFSIRSLADRLGDLSYLNYVFPDRPKDEVFSKYYTPVLCESTPAKAVDGYVKPQIKQVVPEFVNASGDSAPGGATYMDQAPSPAVCSQPHYNMYTQNPDPVLDPEGDFDLEDTMDVARHVEELLRRPVDSQWIPHAQS, translated from the exons ATGGCGGTGTGGAtccaggcccagcagctccagggtgaAGCCCTGCGGCAGATGCAGGCGCTCTATGGGCAGCACTTCCCCATCGAGGTGCGGCATTACCTGTCGCAGTGGATCGAGAGCCAGGCATG GGACTCCATCGACCTTGACAACCCCCAGGAAAATGTGAAGGCGACCCAGCTTCTGGAGGGGCTgatccaggagctgcagaagaaGGCAGACCACCAAGTGGGTGAGGACGGCTTCCTGCTGAAGATCAAGCTGGGGCACTACGCCACGCAGCTGCAG AACACGTATGACCGATGCCCCATGGAGCTGGTGCGCTGCATCCGGCACATCCTCTACCACGAGCAGCGGCTGGTGCGGGAGGCAAACAAT AGCCCTTCCCCATCTGGCTCCCTGGTGGACGCCATGTCCCAGAAGCACCTGCAGATCAACCAGACCTTCGAGGAGCTGCGGCTCATTACTCAGGACTCAGAGAATGAGCTCAAAAAGCTGCAGCAGACACAGGAATACTTCATCATCCAGTACCAGGAGAACATGCGACTCCAAG CCCAgttctcccagctctcccagctgggcCCCCAGGAGCGCATGTCACGGGAGACAACGCTGCAGCAGAAGAAGGCATCACTGGAGGCCTGGCTGCACCGTGAGGCCCAGACACTACAGCAGTACCGTGTG GACCTGGCTGAGAAGCACCAGAAGACGCTGCAGCTGCTGCGCAAGCAGCAAACAACCATCCTGGATGATGAGCTGATCCAGTGGAAGCGTCGGCAGCAGCTGGCGGGGAATGGGGGCCCACCTGAAGGCACCTTGGATGTGCTGCAGACCTG gTGTGAGAAGCTGGCAGAGATCATCTGGCAGAACCGGCAGCAGATCCGCCGTGCCGAgcacctgtgccagcagctgccaatCCCAGGCCCAGTGGAGGAGATGCTGTCAGAGCTGAATGGAACCATCACTGACATCATCTCTGCCCTGGTCACCAG CACCTTCATCATCGAGAAGCAGCCCCCCCAAGTGCTGAAAACACAGACCAAGTTTGCAGCCACTGTGAGGCTCCTGGTGGGCGGGAAGCTGAATGTGCACATGAACCCCCCCCAAGTGAAGGCCACCATCATCAGCGAGCAGCAAGCCAAGGCCCTGCTGAAGAACGAGAGCACCCGCAA TGAGAGCAGCGGGGAGATCCTCAACAACTGCTGTGTGATGGAGTATCACCAGGCCACTGGGACACTCAGCGCCCACTTCCGCAACATG tCCCTGAAGCGGATCAAGCGCTCGGATCGCCGCGGGGCTGAGTCAGTGACAGAGGAGAAATTCACCATCCTCTTTGAGTCGCAGTTCAGCGTCGGTGGGAACGAGCTGGTCTTCCAGGTGAAG acgctgtccctgcctgtggtggTGATTGTGCATGGGAGCCAGGACAACAATGCCACGGCCACTGTGCTTTGGGACAACGCCTTTGCTGAGCCT GGCCGTGTTCCCTTCGCTGTGCCCGACAAGGTGCAGTGGCCACAGCTCTGTGAGGCACTCAACATGAAGTTcaaggcagaggtgcagagCAGCCGTGGGCTGACCAAGGAGAACCTGGTGTTCCTGGCACAAAAGCTCTTCAACAGCACCAGCTCCCACCTGGAGGACTACAGCAGCACCACAGTGTCCTGGTCCCAGTTCAACCGG GAAAACCTGCCTGGGAGGAATTATACCTTCTGGCAGTGGTTTGACGGGGTCATGGAGGTGCTGAAGAAGCATTTGAAGCCACACTGGAATGACGG GGCCATCCTGGGCTTCGTCAACAAGCAGCAGGCGCACGACCTGCTCATCAACAAGCCCGACGGGACCTTCCTCCTGCGCTTCAGCGACTCGGAGATCGGTGGCATCACCATTGCCTGGAAGTTTGACTCCT CTGAGAGGATGTTCTGGAACCTGATGCCTTTCACCACCAGGGACTTCTCCATCCGCTCCTTGGCTGACCGCCTCGGGGATCTCAGTTACCTCAACTACGTGTTCCCCGACCGGCCCAAGGACGAGGTGTTCTCCAAGTACTACACGCCGGTTCTCTGTGAGTCCACGCCAG CTAAAGCTGTGGATGGATACGTGAAGCCACAGATCAAGCAAGTGGTGCCAGA GTTTGTCAATGCATCAGGAGATTCTGCCCCTGGAGGGGCCACCTACATGGACCAGGCCCCCTCGCCTGCCGTCTGCTCCCAGCCTCATTACAACATGTACACCCAGAA CCCCGACCCTGTGCTGGACCCCGAGGGTGATTTTGACCTGGAAGACACGATGGATGTGGCGAGGCACGTGGAGGAGCTGCTGCGGCGCCCCGTGGACAGTCAGTGGATCCCCCACGCCCAGTCGTGA
- the LOC129131094 gene encoding signal transducer and activator of transcription 5B isoform X2 has product MAVWIQAQQLQGEALRQMQALYGQHFPIEVRHYLSQWIESQAWDSIDLDNPQENVKATQLLEGLIQELQKKADHQVGEDGFLLKIKLGHYATQLQNTYDRCPMELVRCIRHILYHEQRLVREANNSPSPSGSLVDAMSQKHLQINQTFEELRLITQDSENELKKLQQTQEYFIIQYQENMRLQAQFSQLSQLGPQERMSRETTLQQKKASLEAWLHREAQTLQQYRVDLAEKHQKTLQLLRKQQTTILDDELIQWKRRQQLAGNGGPPEGTLDVLQTWCEKLAEIIWQNRQQIRRAEHLCQQLPIPGPVEEMLSELNGTITDIISALVTSTFIIEKQPPQVLKTQTKFAATVRLLVGGKLNVHMNPPQVKATIISEQQAKALLKNESTRNESSGEILNNCCVMEYHQATGTLSAHFRNMSLKRIKRSDRRGAESVTEEKFTILFESQFSVGGNELVFQVKTLSLPVVVIVHGSQDNNATATVLWDNAFAEPGRVPFAVPDKVQWPQLCEALNMKFKAEVQSSRGLTKENLVFLAQKLFNSTSSHLEDYSSTTVSWSQFNRENLPGRNYTFWQWFDGVMEVLKKHLKPHWNDGAILGFVNKQQAHDLLINKPDGTFLLRFSDSEIGGITIAWKFDSSERMFWNLMPFTTRDFSIRSLADRLGDLSYLNYVFPDRPKDEVFSKYYTPVLSKAVDGYVKPQIKQVVPEFVNASGDSAPGGATYMDQAPSPAVCSQPHYNMYTQNPDPVLDPEGDFDLEDTMDVARHVEELLRRPVDSQWIPHAQS; this is encoded by the exons ATGGCGGTGTGGAtccaggcccagcagctccagggtgaAGCCCTGCGGCAGATGCAGGCGCTCTATGGGCAGCACTTCCCCATCGAGGTGCGGCATTACCTGTCGCAGTGGATCGAGAGCCAGGCATG GGACTCCATCGACCTTGACAACCCCCAGGAAAATGTGAAGGCGACCCAGCTTCTGGAGGGGCTgatccaggagctgcagaagaaGGCAGACCACCAAGTGGGTGAGGACGGCTTCCTGCTGAAGATCAAGCTGGGGCACTACGCCACGCAGCTGCAG AACACGTATGACCGATGCCCCATGGAGCTGGTGCGCTGCATCCGGCACATCCTCTACCACGAGCAGCGGCTGGTGCGGGAGGCAAACAAT AGCCCTTCCCCATCTGGCTCCCTGGTGGACGCCATGTCCCAGAAGCACCTGCAGATCAACCAGACCTTCGAGGAGCTGCGGCTCATTACTCAGGACTCAGAGAATGAGCTCAAAAAGCTGCAGCAGACACAGGAATACTTCATCATCCAGTACCAGGAGAACATGCGACTCCAAG CCCAgttctcccagctctcccagctgggcCCCCAGGAGCGCATGTCACGGGAGACAACGCTGCAGCAGAAGAAGGCATCACTGGAGGCCTGGCTGCACCGTGAGGCCCAGACACTACAGCAGTACCGTGTG GACCTGGCTGAGAAGCACCAGAAGACGCTGCAGCTGCTGCGCAAGCAGCAAACAACCATCCTGGATGATGAGCTGATCCAGTGGAAGCGTCGGCAGCAGCTGGCGGGGAATGGGGGCCCACCTGAAGGCACCTTGGATGTGCTGCAGACCTG gTGTGAGAAGCTGGCAGAGATCATCTGGCAGAACCGGCAGCAGATCCGCCGTGCCGAgcacctgtgccagcagctgccaatCCCAGGCCCAGTGGAGGAGATGCTGTCAGAGCTGAATGGAACCATCACTGACATCATCTCTGCCCTGGTCACCAG CACCTTCATCATCGAGAAGCAGCCCCCCCAAGTGCTGAAAACACAGACCAAGTTTGCAGCCACTGTGAGGCTCCTGGTGGGCGGGAAGCTGAATGTGCACATGAACCCCCCCCAAGTGAAGGCCACCATCATCAGCGAGCAGCAAGCCAAGGCCCTGCTGAAGAACGAGAGCACCCGCAA TGAGAGCAGCGGGGAGATCCTCAACAACTGCTGTGTGATGGAGTATCACCAGGCCACTGGGACACTCAGCGCCCACTTCCGCAACATG tCCCTGAAGCGGATCAAGCGCTCGGATCGCCGCGGGGCTGAGTCAGTGACAGAGGAGAAATTCACCATCCTCTTTGAGTCGCAGTTCAGCGTCGGTGGGAACGAGCTGGTCTTCCAGGTGAAG acgctgtccctgcctgtggtggTGATTGTGCATGGGAGCCAGGACAACAATGCCACGGCCACTGTGCTTTGGGACAACGCCTTTGCTGAGCCT GGCCGTGTTCCCTTCGCTGTGCCCGACAAGGTGCAGTGGCCACAGCTCTGTGAGGCACTCAACATGAAGTTcaaggcagaggtgcagagCAGCCGTGGGCTGACCAAGGAGAACCTGGTGTTCCTGGCACAAAAGCTCTTCAACAGCACCAGCTCCCACCTGGAGGACTACAGCAGCACCACAGTGTCCTGGTCCCAGTTCAACCGG GAAAACCTGCCTGGGAGGAATTATACCTTCTGGCAGTGGTTTGACGGGGTCATGGAGGTGCTGAAGAAGCATTTGAAGCCACACTGGAATGACGG GGCCATCCTGGGCTTCGTCAACAAGCAGCAGGCGCACGACCTGCTCATCAACAAGCCCGACGGGACCTTCCTCCTGCGCTTCAGCGACTCGGAGATCGGTGGCATCACCATTGCCTGGAAGTTTGACTCCT CTGAGAGGATGTTCTGGAACCTGATGCCTTTCACCACCAGGGACTTCTCCATCCGCTCCTTGGCTGACCGCCTCGGGGATCTCAGTTACCTCAACTACGTGTTCCCCGACCGGCCCAAGGACGAGGTGTTCTCCAAGTACTACACGCCGGTTCTCT CTAAAGCTGTGGATGGATACGTGAAGCCACAGATCAAGCAAGTGGTGCCAGA GTTTGTCAATGCATCAGGAGATTCTGCCCCTGGAGGGGCCACCTACATGGACCAGGCCCCCTCGCCTGCCGTCTGCTCCCAGCCTCATTACAACATGTACACCCAGAA CCCCGACCCTGTGCTGGACCCCGAGGGTGATTTTGACCTGGAAGACACGATGGATGTGGCGAGGCACGTGGAGGAGCTGCTGCGGCGCCCCGTGGACAGTCAGTGGATCCCCCACGCCCAGTCGTGA
- the GHDC gene encoding GH3 domain-containing protein — MLVALVALAVAVAVAMAVPALRHRLVRAALRRAGDRYRRRLEALDSDVRLRQERRLRRLLGTGTGTAGGWEEFQEQHPLGQPCRDEAPGVPPSPLPLWALLPSCWDTDPRLQGSVLYLDALGAAFPRALTRRGTAVLHWSPGCPPAPAGWPLPTLYCTPAAAAVLPSRAAALRLQLLFALRQRALHVLEAGLAAELHDALLTLRTEWPRLAQELELGRLSPQPGLPEELREQLQALLSPAVARAAEIRDQCAHGFEGIALRLWPRLEVVVVRTMRGTERLYCDSLRQADCRGLPFYCPFYQAAGALLGVNLWPAEPVPRFVLCPDWAFCEFLPCLASKEPRTVLLDELGEGREYGLVVTAQPGEYRCRTGEVLKVTGFHKQCPVVEPVRRESETLSVRGESIPEEQFCQSLCRTLSLWPGARLIDYVCVESSLLGDSSGPCAPHYEVFLELQGLRDLSEVQRYKLDQCLQEDFPIYKSFRFKGSIGPLRLHLVRPRSFTRLREALGSPMPMPRVLREEQLLQLIQGAVIS, encoded by the exons ATGCTGGTGGCGCTGGTGGCCCTGGCCGTGGCCGTGGCTGTGGCCATGGCTGTCCCCGCGCTACGGCACCGCTTAGTCCGTGCCGCGCTGCGCCGCGCCGGGGACCGGTACCGGCGGCGGCTGGAGGCTCTGGACAGCGACGTGCGGCTGAGGCAGGAGCGGCGGCTGCGGCGCCTGctgggcaccggcaccggcacggccggcG gctgggaggagTTCCAGGAGCAGCATCCCCTGGGGCAGCCCTGTCGGGACGAAGCGCCGGGCGTTCCGCCTTCCCCGCTgcctctctgggctctgctccccagctgctgggacaccGACCCCCGGCTGCAG GGCTCCGTGCTCTACCTGGATGCTCTCGGCGCCGCTTTTCCACGGGCTCTGACCCGCCGGGGCACGGCCGTGCTGCACTGGAGCCCCGGCTGTCCCCCCGCCCCGGCGGGGTGGCCGCTGCCCACCCTGTACTGCACCCCGGCCGCGGCGGCCGTGCTGCCCTCTCGGGCCGCAGCGCTgcggctgcagctgctctttgcCCTGCGGCAGCGTGCCCTGCATGTGCTGGAGGCCGGGCTGGCAGCCGAGCTGCACGACGCGCTGCTGACCCTGCGCACTGAATGGCCCCGGCTggcccaggagctggagctgggcaggctgAGCCCGCAGCCCGGGCTGCCCGAGGAGCTgcgggagcagctgcaggcactgctgagccctgctgttGCCCGGGCGGCCGAGATCCGTGATCAGTGTGCCCATGGCTTTGAGGGCATCGCGTTGCGGCTGTGGCCGCGGctggaggtggtggtggtgaggaCGATGCGTGGCACAGAGCGGCTCTACTGCGACTCCCTCCGCCAGGCCGACTGCCGGGGGCTGCCCTTCTACTGCCCCTTCTACCAGGCCGCAGGAG ccctgcttggTGTGAACctgtggccagcagagccagtgcCCCGATTTGTGCTATGCCCTGATTGGGCTTTCTGCGagttcctgccctgcctggccagcAAGGAGCCACGGACGGTGCTGCTGGATGAGCTTGGGGAGGGCCGTGAGTACGGGCTGGTTGtgacagcccagccaggagagTACAG gtgcCGTACTGGGGAGGTGCTGAAGGTGACCGGCTTCCACAAGCAGTGTCCTGTGGTGGAACCTGTGCGCAG GGAGAGCGAGACCCTGAGCGTGCGAGGTGAGAGCATCCCTGAGGAGCAGTTCTGCCAGAGCCTGTGCCGCACCCTGAGCCTGTGGCCGGGTGCTCGCCTGATTGACTATGTCTGTGTGGAGAGCAGCCTGCTGG GTGACTCTTCAGGGCCCTGTGCCCCCCACTACGAGGtgttcctggagctgcagggcctgcgGGACCTTTCAGAGGTGCAGCGCTACAAG CTGGACCAGTGTCTCCAGGAGGATTTCCCCATCTACAAATCCTTCCGCTTCAAGGGCAGCATTGGGCCCCTGCGCCTGCACCTGGTGAGGCCCAGGAGCTTCACCCGGCTGCGGGAAGCCCTGGGCTCTCCCATGCCCATGCCCAGGGTCCTGcgtgaggagcagctgctgcagctcatccAGGGAGCAGTCATCTCCTAG
- the LOC129131092 gene encoding inactive phospholipase C-like protein 2, which translates to MAEGPRGAPPPGSPRPAAPLPNGPRGGGGGGGGSPGSGSGSSSREDSAERSPAPAAPRASIMKDGSRQRPPHKKKTVSFSSMPNDRKINSTAACISLMLEGCELKKVRSNSRMYSRFFVLDADMRSVRWEPSKKDSEKAKIEIKSVKEVRVGKKTPVLRSNGLSDQFPDECAFSIIYGDNYESLDLVASSADVVSAWVMGLRYLVSYGKHSPEAPGTGHPSLRTSWISSVFDLADLEKSGRIPVSRAVQLIKALNPGMKTSTIELKFKELQKASERPGTEVACDLFVEVYCELCTRPEIFFLLVQFSSNKEYLGVKDLLMFLEVEQGMEGVTEEKCLEIVSKYEPSKEGREKGYLAIDGFTRYLLSADCSIFDPQHRKVCQDMAQPLSHYYISSAHSACLLEDNFWGRSDISGYISALGLGCRSIELVLWDGPEGEPVVYTSPSAASCVPFRAVVGLIDQHAFTASAYPLILCLVVRCSAPQQRLAAQCLRKTLGEKLYLEPPNPVASYLPSPEELKGRILIKGKKLPPTCEDSEGEVSDEEEGWELARRLGQEDREAPEGGGLRRVRLSRELSELVSLCQAVPFQDFESSRRGQRYWEMCSFSEVEAGRFANECPAELVSYNKRFLSRVYPSPMRIDASNMNPQDFWKCGCQMVAMNYQTPGLMMDLNAGWFRQNGACGYVLRPAIMREEVSYFSANAKDSLPGVPAQLLHLKVISGQNLPKPKGSGAKGEVVEPYVCAEIHGIPADCAEHRTKTALQSGDNPIFDESLEFQINLPELAVLRFVVLDDDYIGDEFIAQYTIPFECLQPGYRHVPLQSLAGEPLPHATLFVHVAITDRRGGGKGHRRGLAGRRGRRVREYTSTKATGIKAIDEVFRTATQPLREATDLRENVQNALVSFKELCGLTPAANMKQCILTVSTWLLHSDSAPSVTLNLAEQYPPMEAQGPIPDLLRKVLTAYETMIQTSRTLIESADAVYGKLIQAQQAGMDFHKELHRIETKEGLRGRKLQKALESFAWNITVLKGQADLLKHAKAEALDNLWQIHNAGQSCGIGRNGSASPEPSRLQAPLEPIPETDGGGDTASC; encoded by the exons ATGGCGGAGGGGCCCCGGGGCGCTCCGCCGCCGGGctcgccccgccccgccgcgccgctgCCCAACGggccccgcggcggcggcggcggcggcggcggcagccccggctcgggctcgggcagcagcagccgcgAGGACTCGGCGGAGCggagccccgcgcccgccgcgccccggGCCAGCATCATGAAG GATGGCTCTCGGCAGCGGCCCCCACACAAGAAGAAGACAGTGTCCTTCAGCTCCATGCCCAATGACCGCAAGATCaacagcacagctgcctgcatctCCCTGATGCTGGAGGGCTGCGAGCTGAAGAAGGTGCGCTCCAACTCCCGCATGTACAGCCGCTTCTTCGTGCTGGACGCCGACATGCGCTCCGTGCGCTGGGAGCCCTCCAAGAAGGACTCAGAGAAGGCCAAGATTGAGATCAAATCGGTCAAAGAGGTGAGGGTGGGCAAGAAGACGCCAGTCCTGCGCAGCAATGGGCTCTCTGACCAGTTCCCCGACGAGTGCGCCTTCTCCATCATCTACGGGGACAACTACGAGTCCCTGGACCTGGTGGCCAGCTCGGCAGATGTGGTGAGTGCCTGGGTGATGGGGCTGCGCTATCTGGTGTCCTATGGgaagcacagccctgaggcacctgggactGGCCACCCCAGCCTCCGGACGTCCTGGATCTCCTCTGTCTTTGACCTGGCTGACCTGGAGAAGTCTGGCCGCATCCCCGTGTCCCGGGCCGTGCAGCTGATCAAAGCACTCAACCCTGGCATGAAGACGTCCACCATCGAGCTGAAGTTCAAGGAGCTGCAGAAGGCCAGCGAGCGTCCTGGCACGGAGGTGGCCTGTGACCTCTTTGTGGAGGTGTACTGCGAGCTCTGCACCCGCCCTGAGATCTTTTTCCTGCTGGTCCAGTTCTCCAGCAACAAGGAATACCTGGGTGTGAAGGACCTGCTGATGTTCCTGGAGGTGGAGCAGGGCATGGAGGGGGTGACAGAGGAGAAGTGCTTGGAGATCGTCAGCAAGTACGAGCCCTCCAAGGAGGGCCGGGAGAAGGGCTACCTGGCCATCGATGGCTTCACGCGTTACCTGCTCTCTGCTGACTGCTCCATCTTCGACCCCCAGCACCGCAAGGTCTGCCAGGACATGGCTCAGCCCCTCTCCCACTACTACATTAGCTCTGCCCACAGCGCCTGCCTGCTGGAGGACAACTTCTGGGGCCGCTCAGACATCAGTGGCTACATCAGTGCCCTGGGCTTAGGCTGCCGCAGCATTGAGCTGGTGCTGTGGGATGGCCCCGAGGGTGAGCCCGTGGTCTACACCAGCCCCTCGGCTGCCTCCTGCGTGCCCTTCCGTGCCGTGGTGGGGCTGATCGACCAGCACGCCTTCACTGCCTCCGCCTACCCCCTCATCCTGTGCCTGGTGGTGCGCTGCTCGGCCCCCCAGCAGCGGCTCGCCGCCCAGTGCCTGCGCAAGACCCTCGGCGAGAAGCTGTACCTGGAGCCCCCCAACCCCGTGGCCTCGTACCTGCCCTCCCCGGAGGAGCTCAAGGGCCGCATCCTCATCAAGGGCAAGAAGCTGCCGCCCACCTGCGAGGACAGCGAGGGGGAGGTGTCGGACGAGGAGGAAGGCTGGGAGCTGGCGCGGAGATTGGGCCAGGAGGACCGGGAGGCACCGGAGGGAGGCGGCCTGAGGCGGGTGCGCCTCAGCCGTGAGCTCTCGGAGCTGGTGAgcctctgccaggctgtgcccttcCAGGACTTTGAGAGCTCCAGGCGTGGGCAGCGCTACTGGGAAATGTGCTCCTTCAGCGAGGTGGAGGCGGGACGCTTCGCCAACGAGTGTCCGGCCGAGCTGGTCAGCTACAACAAGCGCTTCCTGTCCCGCGTCTACCCCAGCCCCATGCGCATCGACGCCAGCAACATGAACCCCCAGGACTTCTGGAAGTGCGGCTGCCAGATGGTGGCCATGAACTACCAGACCCCAGGGCTCATGATGGACCTGAATGCGGGCTGGTTCCGGCAGAACGGCGCCTGTGGCTACGTCCTCCGCCCGGCCATCATGCGGGAGGAGGTCTCCTACTTCAGTGCCAACGCCAAGGACTCCCTGCCCGGCGTGCCTGCCCAGCTCCTACACCTCAAGGTCATCAGCGGGCAGAATCTCCCCAAGCCCAAGGGCTCGGGGGCCAAgggggaggtggtggagccCTACGTGTGTGCTGAAATCCACGGCATCCCGGCTGACTGCGCCGAGCACCGCACCAAGACCGCCCTGCAGAGCGGGGACAACCCCATCTTCGATGAGAGCCTGGAGTTCCAGATCAACCTGCCGGAGCTGGCCGTGCTGCGCTTCGTTGTGCTGGACGACGACTACATCGGGGACGAGTTCATTGCCCAGTACACCATCCCCTTCGAGTGCCTGCAGCCTGGCTACCGCCACGTCCCCCTCCAGTCGCTGGCCGGGGAGCCCCTGCCCCACGCCACCCTCTTTGTGCACGTGGCCATCACCGACCGCCGTGGCGGGGGCAAGGGGCACCGCCGGGGGCTGGCAGGGCGCCGGGGCCGCCGGGTGAGGGAGTACACCTCCACCAAGGCCACTGGCATCAAAGCCATCGATGAAGTCTTCAGGACGGCCACCCAGCCGCTGCGGGAGGCCACGGACCTGCGGGAGAATGTGCAG AATGCGTTGGTGTCCTTCAAGGAGCTGTGTGGGCTGACACCCGCTGCCAACATGAAGCAGTGCATCCTGACGGTGTCCACGTGGCTGCTGCACAGTGACAGCGCGCCCAGCGTCACCCTGAACCTGGCAGAGCAGTACCCACCCATGGAGGCCCAGGGGCCCATCCCCGACCTGCTGCGCAAGGTCCTCACTGCCTACGAGACG ATGATCCAGACCAGCAGGACCCTGATCGAGTCTGCCGACGCCGTGTACGGGAAGCTCATccaggcacagcaggcag GGATGGATTTCCACAAGGAGCTGCACCGCATCGAGACCAAGGAAGGGCTGCGGGGCCGCAAGCTGCAGAAGGCGCTGGAGAGCTTCGCCTGGAACATCACTGTCCTCAAG ggccaggctgatCTCCTCAAGCACGCCAAGGCGGAggctctggacaacctgtgGCAGATCCACAACGCGGGGCAGTCCTGCGGCATCGGCAGGAACGGATCAGCCTCGCCCGA